One genomic segment of Gopherus flavomarginatus isolate rGopFla2 chromosome 11, rGopFla2.mat.asm, whole genome shotgun sequence includes these proteins:
- the LOC127031217 gene encoding olfactory receptor 10C1-like, which yields MRKNTSVTEFVILGFSNYPDMNPGLFMVFLCIYIITVLGNILIIIIVSVDPVLHTPMYFFLRTLSFLEICYTSVTLPKILANLVSQSKTMSFASCAVQMYFFLFFGVTECFLLACMAYDRYSAICNPLRYTAIMNKRVCIQLTGGSFICGTLAAMGHTTFVFTLPFCGANVINHLFCEIQPVLKLVCGDTSWIEILIILGAAFILIIPFMLILVSYICIISTILKISSTEGRHRAFSTCSSHLIVVTLFYGTGLIMYVRPKSSFSPDVNKLLSLFYSVVTPILNPIIYSLRNKEMKSAVRKTGMKVFHSEI from the coding sequence atgagaaaaaacaCCTCTGTGACTGAGTTTGTCATACTGGGCTTCTCTAATTACCCAGACATGAATCCTGGTTTGTTCATGGTTTTTCTATGTATTTACATCATCACAGTGCTGGGCAACATCCTCATCATTATCATCGTAAGTGTGGATCCTGTTCTTCACACTcctatgtatttcttcctcaggaCTTTGTCCTTCCTGGAGATCTGTTACACATCAGTGACTCTACCCAAGATACTAGCCAACTTGGTCTCACAGAGTAAAACCATGTCCTTTGCCAGTTGTGCTGTACAAATGTATTTCTTTCTATTCTTCGGTGTTACTGAATGCTTCCTGCTTGCTTGTATGGCCTATGACCGCTACAGTGCCATATGCAATCCATTGCGCTACACTGCCATCATGAATAAGAGGGTTTGCATCCAGCTGACAGGTGGCTCATTTATCTGTGGCACCTTGGCAGCCATGGGGCACACAACTTTTGTCTTCACACTTCCTTTTTGTGGAGCCAATGTAATCAATCACTTATTTTGTGAAATCCAGCCAGTGCTGAAGCTAGTGTGTGGGGACACCTCTTGGATTGAGATCCTGATAATTTTGGGTGCTGCCTTCATCCTCATAATACCTTTCATGCTGATCCTGGTATCCTACATCTGTATCATCTCCACCATTCTTAAAATTAGCTCTACTGAAGGCAGGCAcagagccttctccacctgctcctcacacCTCATAGTGGTAACATTGTTCTATGGGACGGGCCTTATCATGTACGTGCgccccaagtccagcttctctcCAGATGTGAACAAGTTACTCTCTCTATTCTACTCAGTGGTGACTCCGATCTTGAACCCCATTATCTACAGCCTCAGGAACAAggagatgaaaagtgctgtgagGAAAACAGGGATGAAGGTATTTCATTCAGAAATATAG